The Bdellovibrio sp. ArHS genome has a window encoding:
- a CDS encoding trypsin-like serine protease: MKLNKLVLAGLVSSLALTACSPQASNQGEIQTTGEGIIGGSVVAAGDKIQESIVAVYDAAEGQLCTGSLLPNNLVLTAAHCIGHDSEAMYVFFGTEVNGKAQRRRVDKVAISSLWETRQYEDFDTGDIALMHFQGDVPAGYKPATFLSETNKKLLKKGAKVVLAGYGITDGVTGDGAGKLRMTSVKIADPKFSVTEIKLDQTDGTGACHGDSGGPAYIEIKGKFYLWGVTSRGVEDSANDCSQFSAYTSALAHKVWLNRMANKLSVSLTNPDPTK, encoded by the coding sequence GTGAAGTTGAATAAACTTGTTTTGGCGGGGCTCGTTTCAAGTTTGGCTTTAACAGCTTGCTCACCTCAAGCTTCTAACCAAGGTGAAATCCAGACAACAGGAGAAGGAATTATCGGCGGCTCTGTCGTTGCGGCCGGTGATAAAATCCAAGAAAGCATCGTGGCTGTTTACGATGCGGCAGAAGGTCAGCTTTGCACGGGCTCTCTTCTGCCAAATAATCTCGTTCTGACAGCAGCTCACTGTATCGGTCATGACTCTGAAGCGATGTACGTATTCTTCGGAACCGAGGTGAATGGGAAAGCGCAACGTCGCCGAGTCGACAAGGTTGCTATCTCTTCCTTGTGGGAAACGCGTCAGTACGAAGACTTCGATACGGGTGATATCGCTTTGATGCACTTCCAAGGCGACGTTCCTGCAGGCTACAAGCCGGCAACGTTCCTGTCGGAAACAAACAAAAAGCTTCTTAAAAAAGGCGCGAAAGTAGTTCTTGCTGGGTACGGGATCACCGACGGCGTTACGGGAGACGGCGCTGGCAAGCTGCGTATGACATCTGTTAAAATTGCAGATCCTAAATTCAGCGTGACTGAAATAAAATTGGATCAGACAGACGGAACCGGCGCCTGCCATGGCGACTCGGGCGGTCCAGCTTACATCGAAATTAAAGGAAAATTCTATCTTTGGGGTGTGACGAGCCGAGGAGTTGAAGACAGCGCCAACGATTGCTCCCAATTTTCCGCCTACACCAGCGCCCTAGCGCACAAAGTTTGGCTGAACAGAATGGCGAATAAGCTTTCTGTATCCTTAACAAATCCTGACCCTACGAAATAA
- a CDS encoding chorismate-binding protein, protein MKASWQEPQKKDFADALAAIQNRIGKKEIQKAVPVVFSRSAQTVTALERAQMILTLLKAPATLYVYGFWHNGAGVLGATPEVLFDYSQGILKTMALAGTCPKSEASERDSLLKDAKEMQEHLLVLQDIRDVLSPWGDIKTHGPYIAELPTLYHLKTDIEIHCQRKPEFLSLVNDLHPTPALGVAPRSQGYTWMAELPGQQDRGLYGGPVGFFGSEEALCLVGIRNLQWNKNLTMIGSGCGIVTDSELEREWREVYQKRQSVRKILGLEL, encoded by the coding sequence ATGAAAGCTTCTTGGCAAGAACCACAGAAGAAGGACTTTGCGGATGCGCTCGCAGCAATCCAAAATCGTATTGGTAAAAAAGAAATTCAAAAAGCCGTTCCGGTGGTGTTTTCCCGCTCTGCTCAGACGGTGACGGCCCTTGAACGGGCGCAAATGATTCTGACTCTCTTAAAAGCGCCAGCCACTTTGTATGTCTATGGGTTTTGGCACAATGGAGCCGGGGTTTTGGGGGCCACTCCCGAAGTCCTTTTTGATTATTCACAAGGAATTCTAAAAACCATGGCTCTGGCGGGAACCTGTCCCAAGAGCGAAGCTTCTGAACGGGATTCTCTTCTGAAAGACGCCAAAGAAATGCAGGAACATCTGTTGGTGTTGCAGGACATCCGCGACGTGCTCAGTCCTTGGGGTGACATCAAAACTCACGGGCCCTATATTGCGGAGTTACCGACACTTTATCACTTGAAGACAGATATCGAGATTCACTGTCAGCGAAAACCAGAGTTTCTTTCTTTGGTGAACGACCTGCATCCGACTCCGGCGTTGGGTGTTGCTCCGCGGTCGCAAGGTTACACCTGGATGGCAGAGTTGCCGGGGCAGCAAGATCGTGGTCTATATGGCGGACCTGTCGGTTTTTTTGGAAGTGAAGAGGCTTTGTGCCTTGTCGGTATTCGAAATTTGCAGTGGAATAAGAATCTTACGATGATTGGTTCAGGCTGCGGGATTGTGACTGACAGTGAACTAGAACGAGAGTGGCGTGAGGTATATCAGAAACGCCAATCAGTAAGAAAGATTTTGGGGCTCGAGTTATGA
- a CDS encoding shikimate kinase — translation MITVVVGHRGTGKTELMKRLQLYWREDVDTVDLDTEIEKKIGKSIRELFMEHGEAYFREMERQLFLEILQKPSKKTYLVLGAGFDLSVIPENIPVLWVQRGTDLDGRIFLNRPRLEPDISPLEEFHKRAQVRQQRYSERADEIYLMPEGPLENHHRAMAVEKEILSHTLNHVSGILTLLPEVFSTDLRWSLFKSRYASRGLDSIELRDDLLTDEQMERALQEMPKEKFIFSIRKSREFSPAFLSRVSYVDWAWELGEPTEILAAVSSERLILSLHRGFEFLEWSRWEEKVAHMKFAPEISTFKDLAVYHEWQQESVSKRSFLPRSKQGRWEWYRRRQKGRQLLNFIREGSGSALDQPSLWSWLMTPSSAAEFAAVLGAPVAHSFTPVEQSDYFSKKDMPVLAVHIEREEWDEALPVLRKLGLTHAAVTAPHKENAAKLCHHPELKAVNTLYWNKKQQMWQGTSTDEEGFVELIEGVGMLAPLQKEIFVWGGGGTLEVIRKALPHASYFSSRTALVRSGSEGADLLQPKIVIWAAPRSAETKMPPTHWNPVMVFDLNYKEDSLGREYAQACGANYQSGLVMFTAQAQGQRLFWRHCEENL, via the coding sequence ATGATCACGGTCGTTGTTGGCCATCGCGGCACTGGCAAAACGGAGTTAATGAAACGTCTGCAGCTTTACTGGCGAGAGGACGTGGACACGGTCGACTTAGATACCGAAATCGAAAAGAAAATCGGAAAGTCCATCCGCGAACTTTTTATGGAACACGGAGAAGCTTATTTCCGGGAAATGGAAAGGCAGCTTTTCTTAGAGATTTTGCAAAAACCTTCAAAAAAAACTTATCTGGTACTTGGGGCGGGATTTGATCTTTCTGTAATCCCGGAAAATATTCCCGTTCTTTGGGTGCAACGCGGGACAGATTTAGATGGGCGCATTTTTCTAAATCGCCCACGGCTGGAGCCCGATATTTCTCCGCTGGAAGAGTTTCACAAACGAGCTCAGGTGCGCCAGCAGCGCTATAGCGAAAGAGCGGATGAAATATATCTCATGCCAGAGGGACCGCTGGAAAACCATCATCGTGCTATGGCGGTGGAAAAAGAAATTCTGTCCCACACGTTAAATCATGTCAGCGGTATTCTGACGCTTTTACCTGAAGTCTTCAGCACTGATTTGCGCTGGTCCTTGTTTAAATCTCGTTATGCGAGTCGGGGCCTTGACTCTATTGAGTTGCGTGACGACCTGTTGACAGACGAACAAATGGAACGGGCTCTGCAAGAGATGCCGAAAGAAAAGTTTATTTTTTCTATTCGCAAATCGCGGGAATTTTCGCCGGCATTTTTATCTCGAGTCAGTTATGTGGATTGGGCTTGGGAGCTGGGCGAACCCACAGAAATTCTTGCGGCCGTGTCTTCGGAACGGCTGATCTTGTCTTTGCATCGTGGATTTGAATTCCTTGAATGGTCGCGGTGGGAAGAAAAAGTTGCGCATATGAAATTTGCGCCGGAAATTTCTACCTTTAAAGATCTTGCCGTCTATCACGAGTGGCAGCAAGAGAGTGTCAGTAAACGCAGTTTCCTGCCTCGCTCTAAGCAAGGCCGTTGGGAATGGTATCGTCGGCGCCAAAAGGGCCGACAGCTTTTGAATTTCATTCGTGAAGGAAGTGGCAGTGCGCTCGATCAGCCGTCTCTTTGGTCATGGCTGATGACGCCTTCTTCTGCAGCAGAATTTGCGGCGGTTTTGGGAGCTCCCGTTGCCCATAGTTTTACGCCCGTGGAACAGTCAGACTATTTTTCCAAGAAAGATATGCCGGTTCTGGCTGTGCACATTGAAAGGGAAGAGTGGGACGAAGCTTTACCCGTGTTACGAAAGCTGGGACTGACTCATGCGGCGGTGACCGCTCCTCACAAAGAAAATGCGGCGAAGCTGTGTCACCATCCGGAACTGAAGGCAGTCAACACGCTTTACTGGAATAAAAAACAGCAGATGTGGCAGGGAACTTCCACGGATGAAGAAGGTTTTGTTGAACTTATCGAAGGTGTTGGAATGCTGGCGCCACTGCAAAAAGAAATTTTTGTCTGGGGCGGAGGCGGGACTCTGGAAGTGATTCGCAAAGCTTTGCCTCATGCAAGTTACTTTTCTTCGCGAACCGCTTTGGTGCGTTCGGGCAGTGAAGGTGCTGACCTTCTTCAGCCAAAGATTGTGATTTGGGCGGCGCCGAGGTCTGCGGAAACTAAAATGCCGCCTACGCACTGGAATCCCGTGATGGTGTTTGATTTAAATTATAAAGAAGATTCCCTGGGGCGAGAGTATGCGCAAGCATGCGGAGCCAACTATCAGTCAGGGCTGGTGATGTTCACCGCTCAAGCGCAGGGCCAGCGTCTTTTCTGGCGTCACTGTGAGGAGAATTTATGA
- the aroF gene encoding 3-deoxy-7-phosphoheptulonate synthase: MEMLTMQTTPSTQIVNVGGYDIGGPQFTVIAGPCSIESYEQFMETAKGVKSSGAHLLRGGIWKMRTSSKAFQGLGSSSFDFIKAVCKETNMSLISEVTDARQIEEIYDIVECFQVGSRNMHNYSLLKELGMQKKPVMLKRGFAALIEEWVKAAEYITNGGNPNVILCERGIRTFETATRNTLDINAVAFAKRNTHLPVIVDPSHAVGIRALVPDLAYAAAAVGADGIIVEVHPRPAEALSDGMQALTLDDFKHMMNKLDKILNAVDRPLHKVELYAN; this comes from the coding sequence ATGGAAATGCTAACTATGCAAACAACTCCCTCAACCCAAATCGTCAATGTCGGCGGATATGATATCGGCGGACCACAGTTCACTGTGATCGCAGGCCCTTGCTCGATCGAAAGTTACGAGCAATTCATGGAAACCGCTAAAGGCGTTAAATCTTCTGGAGCCCATCTTCTTCGTGGCGGGATCTGGAAAATGCGCACGTCCTCTAAGGCATTCCAAGGTTTGGGTTCATCTTCCTTCGACTTCATCAAAGCAGTCTGCAAAGAAACCAACATGAGCCTTATTTCCGAAGTCACCGATGCTCGTCAGATCGAAGAGATCTACGACATCGTAGAGTGCTTCCAGGTCGGCTCTCGCAACATGCACAATTATTCCTTGCTTAAAGAATTAGGCATGCAGAAAAAACCTGTGATGTTGAAACGCGGCTTTGCTGCATTGATTGAAGAGTGGGTGAAAGCCGCTGAATACATCACTAACGGTGGCAACCCGAATGTGATTCTTTGTGAACGCGGCATTCGCACTTTCGAAACCGCGACTCGCAACACTTTGGATATCAATGCGGTGGCCTTCGCGAAAAGAAATACTCATCTGCCTGTGATCGTCGACCCGTCTCATGCCGTGGGTATTCGCGCACTCGTTCCCGACCTTGCCTATGCGGCGGCGGCAGTGGGTGCTGATGGTATTATCGTGGAAGTTCATCCCCGCCCCGCGGAAGCCCTTTCAGATGGCATGCAAGCTCTGACTTTAGACGACTTCAAGCACATGATGAACAAGCTGGATAAAATCTTAAACGCCGTTGATAGACCTCTTCACAAGGTAGAGCTTTATGCAAACTAA
- a CDS encoding 1,4-dihydroxy-2-naphthoyl-CoA synthase codes for MVSDIFNPEWWTEVPGFKFKDITYHRAKDQGTVRIAFNRPEVRNAFRPQTVDELYTALEHARITADVGVVIITGNGPSPKDGGWAFCSGGDQRIRGKDGYKYEEKEAVGKMDLARLGRLHILEVQRLIRFMPKIVMAVVPGWAVGGGHSLHVVCDLTLASQEHAIFKQTDPDVASFDSGYGSAYLARMVGQKRAREIFFLGRNYSAQEAFEMGMVNAVIPHKDLEKVALEWAYEMNSKSPTAMRMLKYGFNLIDDGLVGQQLFAGEATRLAYGTEEAVEGRNSFVEKRPKDFKKFPWHY; via the coding sequence ATGGTTTCCGATATTTTCAATCCCGAATGGTGGACTGAGGTTCCTGGGTTTAAGTTCAAAGACATCACCTATCATCGCGCGAAAGATCAGGGCACGGTTCGCATCGCCTTCAATCGACCCGAAGTGCGTAACGCCTTTCGCCCGCAAACGGTCGATGAGCTTTATACCGCCTTGGAACATGCGCGTATCACCGCTGATGTGGGTGTGGTGATTATCACCGGGAACGGTCCTTCTCCAAAAGACGGAGGCTGGGCTTTTTGCTCTGGCGGAGACCAACGCATTCGCGGCAAAGATGGTTACAAATACGAAGAAAAAGAAGCCGTCGGAAAAATGGACCTGGCACGTCTGGGGCGTTTACACATTCTTGAAGTTCAACGCTTAATCCGCTTCATGCCCAAAATAGTGATGGCAGTCGTGCCGGGCTGGGCAGTCGGGGGAGGACACTCTTTGCATGTTGTCTGCGACTTGACCTTGGCGTCGCAAGAGCACGCGATTTTCAAACAGACCGATCCTGATGTTGCCAGTTTCGATAGTGGATATGGTTCCGCTTATCTTGCTCGCATGGTGGGGCAAAAGAGAGCTCGCGAAATTTTCTTTTTAGGTCGTAATTATTCCGCCCAAGAGGCCTTTGAAATGGGCATGGTCAATGCCGTGATCCCGCATAAGGATCTTGAAAAGGTGGCTTTGGAATGGGCTTATGAAATGAACTCCAAGTCGCCAACGGCTATGCGCATGTTGAAGTATGGATTCAATTTGATCGACGACGGTTTGGTGGGGCAGCAGCTCTTCGCCGGCGAAGCCACTCGTCTTGCCTATGGCACCGAAGAGGCTGTCGAAGGACGTAATTCGTTCGTAGAAAAACGTCCAAAAGATTTCAAAAAGTTCCCTTGGCATTACTAA
- the ubiE gene encoding bifunctional demethylmenaquinone methyltransferase/2-methoxy-6-polyprenyl-1,4-benzoquinol methylase UbiE — MQTKHSPNPEVIRTMFSKVAANYDKGNNVLSMGIHHLWRKKLVKYSGAKAGDKVLDCATGTGDLAIEFKKTVGAGDVVGTDFCAEMLIPAPGKAKERGLEIKFEQADVTQLQYADNTFDISSISFGIRNVGDPVKGLKEMARVVKPGGHVMILEFGQVNLPIFGAIYNFYSQNILPKIGGLVTGQGEAYEYLQKSSAAFPCREGFLDLMKETGAFSKMEYISLTGGIAYIYKGTVK, encoded by the coding sequence ATGCAAACTAAGCATTCACCGAATCCTGAAGTGATCCGCACTATGTTCTCTAAGGTTGCGGCGAACTACGACAAAGGGAACAATGTTCTGTCGATGGGTATCCATCACCTTTGGCGAAAAAAATTAGTTAAGTACAGCGGCGCAAAAGCGGGCGATAAAGTTTTAGACTGCGCTACCGGCACAGGTGATCTTGCAATTGAATTCAAAAAAACCGTGGGTGCAGGTGACGTTGTCGGAACAGACTTCTGCGCTGAAATGTTGATCCCAGCCCCAGGCAAAGCCAAAGAGCGCGGATTGGAAATTAAATTCGAACAAGCCGACGTCACACAACTGCAATACGCTGATAACACGTTTGATATCAGCAGCATTTCTTTTGGTATCCGCAACGTCGGCGATCCGGTCAAAGGCCTTAAAGAAATGGCCCGTGTTGTAAAACCCGGCGGTCACGTGATGATCTTGGAATTCGGCCAAGTGAATCTGCCTATCTTCGGTGCGATTTACAACTTCTACAGTCAAAACATCCTGCCAAAAATCGGCGGCCTAGTGACTGGCCAAGGCGAAGCTTATGAGTACTTGCAAAAGTCTTCTGCCGCCTTCCCCTGCCGCGAAGGCTTCCTGGATCTTATGAAAGAAACAGGCGCTTTTTCTAAAATGGAATATATTTCTCTGACTGGCGGAATCGCCTACATCTATAAAGGCACTGTGAAATAA
- a CDS encoding alpha/beta fold hydrolase — translation MNLFFLHGFLGRPSDWAIVKAHVPQHDGVRIYTPDYFKEALLGPQHAFEAWADNFVRWIEVQGCSADRNILVGYSLGGRLALHALQRRPQLWHKVVLLSTNPGFNDPHEDLDPTSEERRQRWINDSYWAEEFLKAPWDMVLRNWNAQPVFGGGENEPLRQEKEYSRETLSLALTQWSLAQQKNMRVLLEKNLQKILWMVGDRDEKFMELSRRLQKEVEGLRVEVVPNSSHRVLFDSPKVIGERLRQLVQQFL, via the coding sequence GTGAATCTCTTTTTCCTCCATGGCTTTCTAGGAAGGCCTTCTGATTGGGCCATTGTAAAAGCTCACGTGCCTCAACACGATGGGGTGCGGATTTATACGCCTGATTACTTTAAAGAAGCCTTGCTAGGCCCTCAGCACGCGTTTGAGGCCTGGGCAGACAACTTCGTCAGATGGATCGAAGTGCAGGGCTGCTCGGCCGACAGAAATATTCTGGTAGGCTATTCCTTAGGGGGGCGCTTAGCTCTGCATGCTTTGCAAAGGCGTCCGCAGCTCTGGCACAAGGTTGTCTTGTTGTCCACGAATCCGGGCTTTAATGATCCGCACGAAGATTTAGATCCGACCTCGGAAGAGCGTCGTCAGCGTTGGATCAATGACTCGTATTGGGCCGAGGAATTCCTAAAGGCCCCTTGGGATATGGTTCTTCGCAATTGGAATGCGCAACCTGTTTTTGGCGGAGGCGAAAATGAACCTCTTCGGCAGGAAAAGGAGTACTCGCGCGAAACCCTGAGCCTGGCATTAACCCAATGGTCGTTGGCGCAGCAAAAAAACATGCGCGTCCTTTTAGAAAAGAATTTACAGAAGATTTTGTGGATGGTTGGCGATCGCGACGAAAAATTTATGGAGCTGTCCCGCCGCCTGCAAAAGGAAGTCGAAGGTCTGCGGGTCGAAGTTGTTCCCAACTCGTCTCATCGTGTGCTTTTTGATAGCCCTAAAGTTATCGGTGAAAGACTTCGCCAGCTAGTTCAGCAGTTTCTTTAG
- the aroC gene encoding chorismate synthase, with protein MSASQFGSRFVITSFGESHGAALGVVIDGCPAGVRFDEGLLKKELERRRPGSHGSGQIVSGRQEADAPEVLSGVFEEKTLGTPIAIVVRNQDARSQDYKDIKNSPRAGHADDMWKNKFGHSDHRGGGRSSGRETVSRVMAGAVAQMLLHETSPKTRVIGYASQIGPFSLTPDERVQLSSKNIDSFQARFPSSRDSEVASLLQSAQQSGDSYGGVAEILIENPPAYLGQPVFHKLKSDLAQAFLSVGATNGFELGLGFDAAEVKGTAFHQGSQEAYGGIRGGLSTGESILLKVSFKPTSSILDVAKKGRHDPCIVTRAIPVLEAMTWLVLADHWLWSKTDHI; from the coding sequence ATGAGCGCAAGTCAATTTGGATCTCGATTCGTGATTACGAGTTTTGGCGAAAGCCATGGTGCCGCCCTAGGAGTTGTAATCGATGGATGCCCGGCAGGCGTGCGTTTTGACGAAGGCCTTCTAAAGAAAGAACTTGAGCGCCGTCGCCCTGGTTCTCATGGGTCGGGGCAAATCGTTTCAGGTCGACAAGAAGCGGATGCGCCGGAGGTGCTAAGTGGCGTCTTTGAAGAAAAAACTTTGGGGACTCCCATTGCGATTGTCGTGCGCAATCAAGACGCGAGATCGCAAGACTACAAGGACATCAAAAACAGTCCTCGGGCCGGTCATGCAGATGATATGTGGAAGAATAAATTCGGGCACAGCGATCATCGGGGAGGCGGCCGTTCTTCGGGACGAGAAACTGTTTCTCGGGTGATGGCAGGGGCCGTTGCACAAATGCTTTTGCACGAAACCTCGCCCAAAACCCGTGTGATTGGTTATGCCTCACAAATCGGACCTTTTTCTTTGACGCCGGATGAACGAGTTCAACTGTCGTCTAAGAACATCGATTCTTTTCAGGCGCGCTTTCCATCTAGCCGTGATTCTGAAGTAGCAAGCCTACTGCAGTCAGCGCAGCAGTCCGGTGATAGTTATGGTGGTGTCGCTGAAATTCTTATCGAAAATCCTCCAGCTTATTTGGGCCAACCTGTGTTTCATAAGTTGAAGTCGGATTTGGCCCAGGCTTTCTTAAGTGTCGGAGCCACGAACGGATTTGAGTTGGGACTGGGGTTTGATGCCGCCGAAGTGAAAGGCACCGCATTTCATCAGGGTTCACAAGAGGCCTATGGCGGGATTCGGGGTGGCCTATCAACCGGAGAAAGTATTTTGTTGAAGGTTTCTTTTAAGCCCACCAGTTCGATCTTGGATGTTGCCAAGAAAGGGCGTCATGATCCCTGTATTGTGACTCGCGCAATCCCTGTACTGGAGGCGATGACATGGTTGGTATTGGCAGATCACTGGCTGTGGTCTAAAACAGATCATATCTAA
- a CDS encoding trypsin-like serine protease yields MKTQLYVCSLLVFALSACGGPTEGDLENITSDNAIIGGKETTKDNVLSKYVVLIHDAPTKNYCTGILIKKNVILTAAHCVPGSAATLSLAFGLRPLAGQYILRQAIRAIPHSEFKKQNANDRDDIALILINGEAPQGYEPAVLPDETFPFKAGLGFTGIGYGRTSGKTAVSKEDTQGSGTLRHVDLLVDSISKTEEQFYVNQKDHKGICNGDSGGPAMMRYMGKDFIVGIASATSWTMPNDIKKSERDEFMRNKDFCGEKSIYMNVKKYRPWIDRELKKLLN; encoded by the coding sequence ATGAAAACGCAGTTGTACGTATGCTCATTGCTTGTTTTTGCACTGTCCGCCTGTGGAGGGCCGACAGAAGGTGATCTTGAAAACATCACTTCTGACAACGCCATTATTGGCGGCAAAGAGACCACCAAAGACAATGTGCTATCCAAGTACGTGGTTCTTATTCACGACGCCCCTACAAAAAACTATTGCACGGGAATCTTAATTAAAAAGAATGTCATACTGACTGCCGCCCACTGTGTTCCGGGAAGTGCCGCGACCCTTTCGCTAGCATTCGGCCTAAGGCCCTTGGCTGGACAATACATTCTTCGTCAAGCGATTCGGGCTATTCCTCATTCTGAATTTAAAAAACAAAATGCCAACGATCGGGACGACATCGCGTTGATTCTGATTAATGGCGAAGCTCCTCAGGGTTACGAGCCAGCCGTCCTTCCTGACGAAACATTTCCTTTTAAAGCGGGTTTAGGCTTTACTGGCATCGGCTATGGTCGCACCTCAGGGAAAACTGCGGTCTCAAAAGAAGATACACAAGGATCCGGCACCCTTCGCCACGTGGATCTTTTGGTCGACAGCATCTCAAAGACCGAAGAACAGTTTTACGTGAATCAAAAGGATCACAAGGGCATATGCAACGGAGATTCTGGCGGACCAGCCATGATGCGCTATATGGGCAAAGACTTCATCGTGGGCATTGCCTCTGCGACTTCCTGGACGATGCCGAACGATATTAAGAAAAGTGAACGCGACGAGTTTATGCGCAATAAAGATTTCTGCGGCGAGAAGTCGATCTACATGAATGTAAAAAAATATCGCCCGTGGATTGATCGCGAGCTAAAGAAACTGCTGAACTAG
- a CDS encoding helix-turn-helix transcriptional regulator — protein MGNLTVQLKIKSRLALLRADRGITQQELADAIGVTRATIIAIEKENYNPSLELSFRLARFFKTDIHSIFYIQEEK, from the coding sequence ATGGGCAATTTAACGGTTCAACTAAAGATTAAATCAAGACTGGCGTTATTAAGAGCAGACCGAGGGATCACTCAACAGGAGTTGGCCGATGCTATTGGGGTGACGCGGGCTACGATCATCGCGATTGAAAAGGAAAACTACAATCCATCACTTGAGCTCTCGTTTCGATTGGCTCGGTTTTTTAAAACAGATATCCACTCTATTTTTTATATTCAAGAGGAAAAATAA
- the menD gene encoding 2-succinyl-5-enolpyruvyl-6-hydroxy-3-cyclohexene-1-carboxylic-acid synthase has product MTNMELAAKVIQELVHTGVREFVLCAGARNSPLVHILDENKNLKVYSFFEERSAAFFALGRIASTRRPVAIITTSGTAVAELLPAAVEGTYSSLPLIMVTADRPKHYRGSGAPQTIEQVGIFSYYNEVALDIDAENSHISFKSLSWKKPIHVNICFEEPLIDGPVPQIEFTVSERTKLPGQLPLGTLKEVEDFINAHKPIVIVGILPEKAHGTVLEFLKQYKAPVYCEGISSLRGHPDIKDIEIRSGEKMIHRVLNSGLCDSVLRIGGVPTARFWRDLEEKYREIPVFNISFNHFSGLSRPVQHCNSIDLLSQVEFTTVHRENVKLNIEDNTRTEAMRALLEKYPQSEQGLIYALSKKMKGASVYLGNSLPIREWDSCSSHDAMPLRVAANRGANGIDGQLSTFLGWASPHTENWCLVGDLTALYDLSSLWATSQLEANKFRIVIINNGGGQIFSRMFNKEIFVNKHQISFESWAKMWNWSYQKWHNIPEENNFADHQIIELCPHWEQTQEFWKEYEFLWKE; this is encoded by the coding sequence ATGACGAATATGGAATTAGCAGCGAAGGTTATTCAGGAACTGGTTCATACCGGTGTTCGTGAATTTGTATTATGTGCCGGAGCTCGCAACAGCCCTCTTGTTCACATTCTGGATGAAAACAAAAATTTGAAAGTGTATTCGTTTTTCGAAGAGCGCTCTGCGGCTTTTTTCGCACTGGGAAGAATTGCCAGCACACGCCGGCCGGTGGCGATTATCACAACATCGGGCACGGCCGTGGCCGAACTATTGCCAGCCGCTGTCGAAGGAACCTATTCGTCATTGCCATTGATCATGGTGACGGCGGATCGTCCGAAACATTATCGAGGATCAGGGGCTCCGCAGACGATTGAACAAGTGGGCATTTTCTCATACTACAACGAAGTGGCCCTGGATATCGATGCGGAAAATTCACATATCTCTTTCAAGTCTTTGTCTTGGAAAAAGCCGATTCACGTTAATATCTGTTTTGAAGAGCCTTTGATTGACGGGCCCGTTCCGCAAATTGAATTTACCGTTTCCGAAAGAACGAAGCTGCCCGGGCAATTGCCGTTGGGAACTTTGAAAGAAGTCGAGGACTTCATCAACGCGCATAAGCCGATAGTGATTGTCGGTATTTTGCCTGAAAAGGCGCACGGCACAGTTCTTGAGTTTTTGAAACAATACAAAGCTCCTGTTTACTGTGAAGGGATTTCAAGTCTTCGCGGTCATCCCGATATTAAAGACATCGAAATTCGCTCTGGCGAAAAAATGATTCATCGAGTGTTGAATTCGGGGTTATGTGACTCGGTTTTGCGTATTGGCGGAGTGCCCACGGCGCGTTTCTGGCGTGATCTGGAAGAGAAGTATCGTGAGATCCCGGTTTTCAATATCAGCTTCAATCACTTTTCCGGTTTAAGTCGTCCTGTCCAGCACTGCAATTCCATCGATTTGTTAAGTCAGGTCGAGTTCACCACGGTTCATCGCGAAAACGTGAAACTCAACATCGAAGATAATACTCGCACTGAGGCCATGCGCGCCCTGTTGGAAAAGTACCCACAATCCGAGCAAGGTCTGATCTATGCCTTGTCCAAAAAAATGAAGGGCGCGTCTGTGTATTTGGGAAACTCCCTGCCAATTCGTGAATGGGATTCCTGCTCTTCGCACGATGCGATGCCTCTGCGAGTCGCTGCCAATCGCGGCGCTAATGGGATCGATGGCCAGCTTTCAACATTCTTGGGATGGGCGTCTCCGCACACGGAAAACTGGTGTCTTGTTGGAGATTTAACAGCGCTGTATGATTTATCGTCACTTTGGGCAACTTCTCAGCTCGAAGCAAATAAGTTCCGCATCGTGATCATCAACAATGGCGGGGGGCAAATTTTCTCTCGCATGTTCAATAAAGAGATTTTCGTAAACAAACATCAGATTTCTTTCGAATCGTGGGCAAAGATGTGGAATTGGTCTTATCAGAAATGGCATAATATTCCTGAAGAGAACAACTTCGCGGATCACCAGATCATCGAACTCTGCCCTCACTGGGAGCAGACGCAAGAATTCTGGAAGGAGTACGAATTTCTGTGGAAAGAGTGA